Genomic segment of Salvia hispanica cultivar TCC Black 2014 chromosome 2, UniMelb_Shisp_WGS_1.0, whole genome shotgun sequence:
ACACCTTTGGACAGGATATAGCTGCTCAGTTCAACCACACGAATGGCCTCACCCTAATTTCAAGGGCCCACCAGCTTGTGATGGAGGGTTTTAATTGGTGTCAGGTTGGACTCGGGTTAGAATGATCGATCTCTCATGCAAATCATAAACCTGAACTTATCTGGCTATATTCCATGTTGTAGGAAAAGAACGTGGTGACAGTGTTTAGCGCCCCAAACTACTGCTACCGTTGTGGAAACATGGCTGCAATACTAGAAATCGGGGAGAACATGGAGCAGAACTTCCTTCAGTTTGATCCAGCTCCCCGGCAGATTGAGCCTGACACAACCCGCAAAACACCAGACTACTTCTTGTGAGCTCTGAGGTCCGTTGCATGCTTGCAGTTAATATTACGGTTGATGTGTCTTAAGAGAAAAAGAGTGTTGTTATTCGAGGATTACTGTCAACGTCATTCTTTGTTTGGAGTTAGGCCCGGCTCCTGAATTCCCGTTTTGTTCTTGAGATACTCACCGGTAACTAACCATGGCACAGAGAGTATTTTGTATATTGTCCCAAATCCAACTCAAAGCTGAAAAACAATCTTATATGGTgttatgtaatttaaaaaGGCTTTGATAGGATCCAGGTTTTTAGAAAGATCACAAGTAGCATTGAAAAATAAACTCATTGCTTGGGAGTGATTAGCTTCTAGATTgattttctttgaatattttgagTTAATGAAGTGATTATGGTGAGGGACagacaaatatatatacatttgttTAGCTTTCTTGGAAAAATCTAATTTCTTAACATAGTTGTTGACTTGTAAGGTTAGCAATAGCATTTATTAGTCATTATTTCTGAGAAATTAATGGAGTTATGATGTACATTAAAAGAATCTAATTCATGTCCTAAATTTTTGTGTAGCAAttggttttaataaatgtctATGCTGAAATCAAACATTGAAATTACAACATAACTCAAAAGTAAAAATCTATTATGAAAACTATACTGATATAAAGAAAGAGTTTTGGAACTATTTTCAGAAATGCCATTGAACTATGTTTTGGTGGAAAcatcaaaaaaaattcttaaaagaGTTTAGTTATTATATAGTGATAATAGATTCCCAAATACTAAGTTTTAAATCATTAGAAATACCATATAAAATAAGTAGAAACTTAATCTagaatagaaataaaatcaattcaaatataaacaataagaatataatacttgaattgaagaaaatcAATAACAGCCGTAGCACACCAAAGCGAGCCTAGCGAAGCAGGTGACAACGAGCAGTGTGGAAGGAGATTTGAAAGCTGCAAGTGGCAATGCGACAAGGTATGGCGGTGGAGCAGCGAGGCAAGTTGAGGATAAGCGACGAGGCAGTGGAAGGTGCGGAGTGAGGCAATCTTTATAACTTTGGAGTTGTAGCATACAGTTGAGAGAgaaactttattaatttttatatttttggaaacgTAGTTAAtctacaatttttatttttatttttcaaaaaaatcaatggtTCTTGATTTATTCTCGTAATGACTTGAAATCCTAACATATGAAGAAAACGCTTTATCAACTCGAGCAAGTCTTATGCTTCTTATTTTAGTATGTTCATTGTATCGAATGTGTTCAAATTGtagattaaaaattaaaaattaaagataatttataatagagttatctatgaataaatagaatatataagaaaaaaaaatgagaatacTAGAAGAGAAAAAACCAGGATGAAAACTTGAgaataaatacatatttagTCTATGTATGCCTATTTTACTATTTGTGGAGGTTAAGCAagcttagtttttttttagttttcaaatgCGATAAAGTGATACTccatattaaattagtttcGTAGAATTAATTGAATCGTGCGTATCCAATGGGACAAGACACTAGTCCTTCATTAAAAACTAGTGATTAGTcccaatttcattttaatctcCAAATCTTATACAAGGCATGGATACTCTTTTCATCGAGCCTCGAGCAGCGTAATACTCATCTCATTCGTCGAATGGTGAGCATTCGAGCTACTGAGCGAGTTCTCAGTGTCGCTCACATTTCTCTCTGTGAAAAAGCCAGGCTTTTTAGGTGGAGGCAGCTCACCTTGGTTCCCCAACATCAGAACCACCGAGGACATGGTTGGCCTGTCCTCGGGGGTTTGCTGAACGCACAGAAGGCCGACGTGGATTGCTCTCGCCACTTCTGATGAGTACTCGGGCTTGATGTTATATGACTTGATCAGCTCCAACGCGTTCCCTTCAATGTGGAGCATCCATGCCTACCCAAAATCGAAGCTCGTTAACTAGTCCAAACATTTTGATGCATAGGTTGGTTAGTGTTTGTTCGACAACTTACATGTCCTAGAAGGTTGTGGAAGTGATCTCTGTGAGAGAACCCTCTGTTCCTCTTGCCACTCACAATCTCCAGCACTAGAACACCGAAGCTGAAGACATCTGATTTTACCGAGAACAGGCCATCTACTGCATACTCCGGTGACATATATCCGCTGCATAacaagtagtactattttgagTTACGTTTCAAGAAAAGTAACTGCATCACTACTATGTTCAAGAATCTTACTATGTTCCATGACTCTGCTCGTGTTGGCTCCAGTCTCGTTCCCCCCAAAGCTTCTAGCTAGCCCGAAGTCTGATATCTTTGGATTCATGTCTGAATCCAGCAACACGTTGCTGGCTTTGAGGTCCCGGTGAATGATCCTGAGCCGTGAATCTTGATGAAGATACAGAAGGCCGCGAGCAATGCCATTGATGATGTGGTAGCGTTTAGGCCAACCAAGCAACTTGCTTCCCAATGGATCTGCCAAACAAATTCGTGATACGAATGTGAAAAGATCGAACGTAGATAACCTAGACGATGAGACGAGCAATCCTACCAAATAGAATCAAATCCAGACTTCTGTTATGCATATACTCATAGATCAAAAGGTATTCCTCCCCACAAATGCAGCACCCGAGAAGCTTCACCAGATTCCGGTGCTGCAGCTTTGAACGCAGATTACTTCGTTCTTGAACTCGCTCACTCCTTGAAGGGATGTTCTTGATAATCTTTTGACAGCGATCTCCTGCCCCCCATCCAGCACGCCCTGCAGTCAAAATCTCGTTTTTCATTACACGACACCTAAAATTCTGAGCATTCATTACAACCAATTACCTTACCTTATAAACAGGTCCAAATCCACCCTCTCCAATCTTGCTATTGAATGAGAAATCATCAGTAGCTTTACATATTTTTGACAGCTCGAAAAGAGGCAACTCCAAGTCTTTTGCTATGACTTTCGTCATTCAAATCTTTCACATCTTCACGCGAGAGCTGCCTGCAACATTAAACAATGCAAGGGGTTGTAGAATTCGGTCCGAAAGGGAGAAGTTACATCAATGGTTAGATCATCTCGCCTACCTCCTCTCCTAGGCCAAAGATCAGTCTTTTTCCTTCTATGCGAATACAGAAATAGGCCGAGGCATAGCAGAAATAACGATGCTACCAACGCAGTCAAAACCACGATTAAAACCACTTTCCCTCCTCCTTCCATATTCTGCATACCATTTCATTCAGATAAATGCTGTATGACAAACACAAATACAGCAGAAAACAAGCTTTAGAATTcagatgaaataatttatttcaccTAAGTCGGAAGCAGCCATTCGAATGTAGATATCTTGTCCATCCGCGGACAGTTGTTTGATGTCAACGAGATCTTTGAGCCAAATCAAACACGTATGGCCTCCTGCATCAGCATCTATGATCGTGTAAGCCGTGCAAGAGCAGTTCTTGAAGCATAGCTCCTTGCATCCCTCGAGATTCATGCTCCGATTATACCAAGAATGCTCTGTATCCGGTAGCTTGATACCAGAGTACTTCACGAAGCCATCACTCTGACAGTCCAAAGGTTTTCTCCTAACACACCGCCCGACCAGCTCCCACGCTCCCAACTCCCTGCATCTTTAGGCACGAATTTTTCCAAGCATCCACAGACGGCCGTGTTGCAAACGCCATACGAGCCACAGAGATTGTAAAAGTCACAGTTATTGGTGGGCGCAGTGAGATAAATCCGCCAACTCTGCGTTTGATCATCCCAACTCCATCTCTGACCAACACCACTCTGACTCAAAGCATACCTCGAAATCACTGAGGTGTTGATGAGCTCGTAGTGATAGTACACCTCGTTCTCGTTCATAACTAATCCGAATCTGAAAACCGGATTCTCCTCAAGCCTGGTAAGCCGCTGAAGGTGTGGCCATTCCATGGTCCAGTACTGTACCTTTTATCTCTACCTTGTCTCAAAACATTTTGCGGATAGCCAGTGGGATCACAGTGGTATGTGAAATCTCCGGCTGCTGGATCATCGTAGCTCTTCCACGAGGAGAGGTAGAACTCCACACCAGCTGCGAAGTCCCAACCAAGCTTCATCCCTGGAAGAAGGGTGTCGGTTGGATGATCAAAGCTCTGCCAGAGGAACTTGTTAGGATCATTCGCATCTCTGACAACGAGGTTTCCAGTGTCGAGCAGCTGAGCAATGGGAATCTTGACTGCGACGACGTGTTGGCTGACCAGATAGCAGGGTTTGGGACTCATCAAAAGGGCCAAGGTTCCCGGCTCGATGAATTTCAACACACCTGAGGGTTTTCGAGTGGAGTTCCTCTGTTGGCAACCCAAACAGCGGTCTGAACCGATACCTTCTTGTACCATATGCCTAAATATCGATCTTGGAGTTCCCAGGCTGAAAATCCCATCTCAAGCTCCCACCGGACGAGACCAAGTGTCTCCGTCTCTAATGACATCAGTAGCAGCTATGGTGTCCATTGCAAGAGGCATTTTCTCAGCAGAAGACAACAAGGATGCTGTGATAACAAGCGAAGAGATAACTGAAGGAATGTTTTCATGGTCTTAGATCTCTAAACACCTTTTATTTTCGTGCAGAAGATCgaattaaaattcattcaaACTAGCACAGCCAAAAACAGAGCAGCTTACAACATATTAATGGCAGCAACTGCACGTCTGCACCCTCTTGTCCTAGAGCGAAGACTCTTCTACTTGACCCGTTCAAGGGCGAACCGAGCTTTCACCATGCCAGCTCGGGCATCAGGATGGAAATCTGCAGCATCGATGAAGCTAATCTAATCTTGTCACTGGAAATTGCTACTCCaagttaaattttgatttttgggaCCAAGACAtttcagaaaatgaaatcaataaGAGTTAAAGTTTGGATACTGATAAGTCAAAATATTTGGACCCCCACCCTTTTTTCTTTACCTGTTATCCGGGACACATGAGTTTAACAAAATTGACCTGAAATGATTAGGGACAtggtatcaaaattttaaacaagTTGGGTTAAAACAGCTAGAATATTTTAGTGTATGGAACATGATGTTTTGTCTGAGACATTCAAATACCATGAGCATGTTTCATGAGTTGCAAGATACACAACTTGCAATCAGATTCTTGTAATTAGATTCTggttcatattttaaaaatggattCTTGGAGCTTTATCTTATCCAAGATTAAACCCTTTTCTGCAAATGAAGTTCATCTAATCTATAACATTAAAAGCCCCAAGTCAAAATGAAGGAATTCATATATCTCAGTGATAATCAAATAAAGTTACATCCACagaaaacccaaaaatataaaacttttCCTGTAACAAAATCTAAAGCCTACAAAGAACCAAAAAAGATACAAATTGTGAAAGAACCAATCAAAGAACAAAAGTACGGTGTTTTTCCCTTTACAACGAGCCTCAAACAGTTGAACAGAATGGATCCCCATGGCAGCAAACCAGTCGAGACATCACCCAAATTTGGGCCCATAACAAAGCCCCTCAATCCTGATCCCACACTTCACAAAACCCTTCCCAAAACAGGCTCAATTGCCTCTGCCCCCAAACCCGGGGAGCTCGACCCTAGAGCCCTCGTCTGGTTCTTCCCGCAGCAACGTAGTCGAACcccccaaaatttgaaaaacctCCCATACTTGGTACTTATAGTGATTGATCACAACTACTTTGGGGCAGATTGAGGTAAGTAAACCCCCCCCCTTTAGGTGGAAATGGGCACCCTTACAAAGGGGGCATCTAGCGCCTGGCCCGATTTGACATGCCTCACCGCACCCACAGGGATACCCCATGGTGACTCCCTGAGGGGGCATTTCCCCCATGGGGCCCAAAACTATGGCAAGATGTTTTGATCTCCCCCAAAGTGCTTGAGGAAGACGGGGGGCCCCCCAATGCACGGTGCCCTGAGGGCAAACCCTAATGTCCTGAAACCTGCCCGGGAAGAATAGGGAAATATAATACTCATCCACATCCATAAATAAACCCAACTGCATTCATCCCTTGCCAAAGCACAATGTGAGAACCCTGTTCTTGAGTCTTGATCCATGGCCATACATGCCTAGTCCCTTTAAATTTCATGATCAAGTTTTTGAACAATTTATCAATCCCATCATCACATTGTtgctaaataaaatttttcgACTCCTAACCAAGAAGAATTGCCCCTGAATTGAGAGGCTTGATTCCACACCATGGTACAAACACATGCCAAATTTTCCCCCTCCTTCCTCATCCTCCTCCCACTCCCATTATCGAAAATCTTGGCCACGGGGATGTGCGCCACGGCCTCCCCACGAGGCCGGGTGGCCTCAACCCAAAAGTGACTCAAACCCCCGACCCTTATCAAGACCTGAAACACCCTCTCCGGAAACCCCCACCCCCCCCCCAGCCGCCGGATCGCCCCTCCACGAGGGAGAAACGGCCACCCGACCATCAAGCTTCCCTAACCCAAAATGAAGCTAAACGAGGGGTTGGACTTTTACCCGCCTCAGTTAAACCCCCTTCACAAACACAACAGCATTTTCCCCCATTCTCAAGCCGCATACGCCACATTGTCCCATGATTTCACCGTCTTTCCTATCCCTTCTCTCTCAAGATCCCTTTTTTTAAACCCTTTCAAATGCACAGCCCAGGCAATCCCCCGGCCCAAAAGGGGCCCCAAAAACGACCAAACCCATCAAATTTTCCCCAGACAAAAcccttcttttcttcttcacaaacCCCTCATTCTTACCGTAGTAAACACCCCAACTTACCCCAAAACCGCTCCTTTTTCCGACCCATCTCCCCCACCGCCAGCCACCATCAACAAAACAGTCCGGAAACAGTACCCTACCCTTCTCAAGAGAAAAACCCACCAAATTCCCCCACCGATTTCACCGTTCTTGAAGTAGAAGACGACAACAAAGATAAGCTCGGCACCACCAAAACCGGGCGGAAGGCAGAAGAGGTAGAATGGCTAGtgtaagaaagaagagaaagaaagctAAAAAACCCGATAAACAGAATTGGAAATCTCACAGACTGCAAGTGTGAGGGTTTGATGAAGCGCTTCCGCTTGCGGCGTTGATCGGAAGACTCCATTTTGTAACTATTTTTTCAAAGTGATTTTGAGATGAAAAGAAGGAtgtttagagagagaatgtggGGAGAATTGTTTTAGTGTGGAAGATCTGTCTAAATACCGACAGCTGGGTTGGGTAGTTTCTTCGGGAAGTGCAGTAAATGTCGGAGAGAATCAAGGGATACATTTTTGGGCAGTGAACGCGTTTACCTTAAAACTCAAAAATACGGATTCTTCCATTTCTTTGCTGCGAATCTGCAAGCTGTCGGGTTTTACAAAAATTCCATCGCATAAGATTTCAATGATTTGATTCGTCAACGGTATTACAGAATTTTCAATgttttcttccttcttttttggTCGATTGCTTACAGTATCATATTCATAGGAGTATTAGAGTATATAATAGGAATGCTttataattagattttttttgtttgttgtaaatttgacatgttaaaaaaaaaattgatcactATTGAATCAAATCGGATTGaagttttatgaaaattaatctCTCTTGTGAATAATTTAGTGTTTCTTAGTAGAAAATATGTAGCAcactgtgtgtgtgtattcaaaatgtaaatcaaaataatattttaaaaaaatatatacatagacCATGAAAACATTGATTTTTAAGATTTGTGATGCCGTATTTTTTGAAACTTTACATTTGAAAAGTCTCCTTGAAATAAAGGTCAAGTCTTGTGGCCCCAAATGCACTTATTATATAGAAGGAATAtgattgtataattttattccaaatgttgttatatactcctatttcctttattgttatatttttattatggcATTTTCTAATTCCTAAGTCCTAACTTGATATGTTTGAGTAATTGTGTGGCAAGAAGCTACTTTGCCGATGTAAAGTAACGACTTTATGCTTTTAATGAAAACCACCAAACAAATCCTCTTTGAAGGCAATTTTGCTGAATTCCCACTCTTTTGTCAACTATATAAAGGGTGTGTGCATGTGGAATTTTAGGTGTGGTGCATAATTTACTTCCATAATGATTAAAGGTGCTTGTATAGTTGTCTATAAACAATTTCTAAATTcaatttagtttagtttatATTGCAAGTTGATTGTTACTGTAAAGCGGTCTATACCACACTTTGCAGGCATGCAAGAATGAAGAATCCTTCACTATTCCTTATTATTTCGATTATTAACGCATATAACACTATTAtcgtaatattttattttatcgcATATTAGCATAGACATTTCATTTAGGTGCATATATAGGGTTTATActgatttgttttttcttacAAGCTACCACACCAATAAGTTCATCTAGGGTTATTTATTAATGTTACAACAACAATGTGAAATATTAAACTATGAAGATTTAATTTGACAACAAACTATCAATATGAGATAATTGTATGGATGGAGTATACGAACTTCTATAAATGCTGcatatctttttttatatatataaatgctGCATATCTTCATTACATATAATTTCACCTACTATATTAAATCTTAGATGTGCTGAAATTGGAGGTAGCAGATTGCAGAAAATaccattaacaaaaattaatgtactagtagtttaaattaataatttgtttctATAGCAGACGTCAACGTTTGTCATGTTTCTTCTAGCCCATTCCATTTGGAAGTAACGTAATAAGATCATATTTGTGCATAatgtaattttgaaaataatgacCGACTAATGTGATTATAgtaattactatatatttggTGGTCGCATaattaatgcaattaaatatAGCTAGGGgcaaaattaagtaattatagTAACCGGCGGTGGCACATGTACAGATAAGGAAAAGTATAGACGACAAAGGCTTGTGTTCACAGCCTGTCTAGAAATTTCTAGATAAGCTTTGCCCAAAATATGTGATTCA
This window contains:
- the LOC125208487 gene encoding G-type lectin S-receptor-like serine/threonine-protein kinase SD1-1, with the protein product MSPEYAVDGLFSVKSDVFSFGVLVLEIVSGKRNRGFSHRDHFHNLLGHAWMLHIEGNALELIKSYNIKPEYSSEVARAIHVGLLCVQQTPEDRPTMSSVVLMLGNQGELPPPKKPGFFTERNVSDTENSLSSSNAHHSTNEMSITLLEAR
- the LOC125206783 gene encoding G-type lectin S-receptor-like serine/threonine-protein kinase At4g27290 encodes the protein MTKVIAKDLELPLFELSKICKATDDFSFNSKIGEGGFGPVYKGVLDGGQEIAVKRLSRTSLQGVSEFKNEVICVQSCSTGIWLSTFDLFTFVSRICLADPLGSKLLGWPKRYHIINGIARGLLYLHQDSRLRIIHRDLKASNVLLDSDMNPKISDFGLARSFGGNETGANTSRVMEHSKILEHSSDAVTFLET